One window of the Microplitis demolitor isolate Queensland-Clemson2020A chromosome 10, iyMicDemo2.1a, whole genome shotgun sequence genome contains the following:
- the LOC103578571 gene encoding uncharacterized protein LOC103578571, with amino-acid sequence MLHGATALTTTNLIQKKSPTPPPPVVPASQQLDEASSSAADANCYGQIIRPGVQTGSLGDPVAIRTILGWSILGSVSSQSQQSPSRSHHLISNDQLHDSIVKFWQLENVPSHRNEPLTAEEAECESHFQSTHSRDHTGTYTVRLPFKSSSQQLGHSMHIATKCLNRLIKNISQKPEFNPLYKYFLMEYESMGHMKKVAGSYQPSHITYYLLYHGVLREESTKTKLRVVFNDSSNTTSRISLNDTLHTGPKLQSEIFDVLLYVRRH; translated from the exons ATGCTTCACGGTGCCACTGCGCTTACGACGACCAATCTCATTCAAAAGAAGAGCCCAACTCCGCCGCCACCAGTGGTACCTGCATCTCAACAACTCGATGAGGCATCATCATCCGCAGCTGATGCAA ATTGTTATGGACAGATTATTAGACCTGGAGTCCAAACTGGTTCACTTGGTGATCCAGTTGCAATCAGAACAATTTTAGGCTGGTCTATACTTGGTTCTGTATCATCTCAATCTCAACAATCACCAAGTAGATCTCACCATCTCATCTCCAATGATCAACTTCATGACTCAATCGTCAAGTTTTGGCAATTAGAAAACGTTCCATCACATCGCAACGAGCCTCTCACGGCGGAAGAAGCTGAATGTGAGTCTCATTTTCAATCAACTCACTCTCGTGATCACACTGGTACATATACCGTGCGACTACCATTTAAATCATCATCTCAACAACTGGGACATTCAATGCACATTGCTACCAAGTGTCTCAATCGACTAATAAAGAACATCTCACAAAAGCCTGAGTTCAATCCTCTTTACAAATACTTTCTCATGGAATACGAGTCTATGGGTCATATGAAGAAAGTCGCAGGGTCATATCAACCATCTCATATCACCTACTATCTACTTTATCACGGTGTCCTGCGAGAAGAAAGTACAAAAACCAAGCTGAGAGTCGTTTTCAACGACTCCAGTAACACAACCTCACGAATCTCACTAAATGACACACTTCACACGGGTCCAAAACTTCAGTCTGAAATCTTTGATGTCTTGCTGTACGTTAGGAGACACTAA
- the LOC103578574 gene encoding uncharacterized protein LOC103578574, producing the protein MFRQINVHPDDWDYQRILWVHDDNQPQSFHLTTVTYGTRPAPYLVGPVLKQLIIDEGDKYPLAVKPFEKGSYVDDICGGADNLHHLNNIASQIEAICLAGCFPLAKWKTNHPHFNKLSSYNISNFREFNESTSKILGLSWKCQPYHLTFTGHTSQKAAITKRSILSETAQLFDPLGLISPVVIKAMILMQDLWLEKIGWDEVLSPQIIHRWKKFRDELPKLSQLKIPRWLNISSDTSNIEIHGFSDASQQAMAAAVYIKTHYHLIPAKITLVCAKTRVAPLKRLSIPRLELSAAFLLTELISHVQATLNLQEVPVFLWTDSAVAVAWINQEPSKWKEFVKNRVQAIQQNLPAANWKFISGKQNPADSASRGLTPS; encoded by the coding sequence ATGTTTCGTCAAATCAACGTTCACCCAGATGATTGGGACTATCAACGTATCCTCTGGGTCCATGATGACAATCAACCTCAATCTTTTCATCTCACCACTGTAACATATGGTACACGTCCAGCACCATATCTCGTTGGCCCCGTGCTCAAACAGCTAATCATTGATGAAGGAGATAAGTATCCACTAGCTGTTAAGCCTTTTGAGAAAGGCAGTTACGTGGATGATATCTGTGGAGGAGCTGACAACTTGCATCATCTCAACAACATCGCATCTCAAATAGAAGCCATATGTCTAGCTGGTTGCTTCCCACTAGCCAAGTGGAAAACTAACCATcctcattttaataaattgtcatcATATAACATCTCAAATTTTCGAGAGTTCAACGAATCGACATCCAAAATTCTTGGACTTTCCTGGAAGTGTCAACCATATCATCTCACATTCACTGGTCATACATCTCAAAAGGCTGCTATTACCAAAAGATCAATTCTCTCAGAAACAGCCCAGTTATTTGATCCACTGGGACTCATCTCACCTGTTGTCATCAAAGCCATGATCTTGATGCAAGATCTATGGCTAGAAAAAATTGGATGGGACGAAGTACTATCGCCTCAGATAATTCACCGCTGGAAAAAGTTCCGAGATGAATTACCTAAATTATCTCAACTTAAAATTCCTCGCTGGCTCAACATCTCATCAGACACCTCAAACATCGAGATCCACGGATTCTCAGATGCATCACAGCAAGCTATGGCAGCTGCTGTCTATATCAAGACTCATTATCACCTTATACCAGCAAAAATAACTCTTGTCTGTGCCAAGACTCGAGTTGCACCACTGAAACGTCTCAGCATTCCTCGTCTCGAATTATCAGCAGCTTTCCTTCTCACTGAACTCATCTCACACGTGCAAGCAACGCTAAACCTTCAAGAGGTTCCAGTTTTTCTGTGGACAGACTCAGCGGTCGCTGTTGCATGGATCAATCAAGAACCAAGTAAGTGGAAGGAATTTGTAAAGAATCGAGTACAAGCTATTCAACAGAATCTACCAGCAGCTAACTGGAAATTCATCTCAGGAAAGCAAAATCCTGCAGACTCAGCTTCCAGAGGCTTAACACCATCTTAA